A stretch of Castanea sativa cultivar Marrone di Chiusa Pesio chromosome 2, ASM4071231v1 DNA encodes these proteins:
- the LOC142625748 gene encoding mitogen-activated protein kinase kinase kinase 20, with amino-acid sequence MEWVRGDPVGHGSFATVNLALPKDGYSQDSPIMVVKSCESFNCSTLENEKQVLDQFIKCPQIIQCLGDNHSFENGAEFYNLLLEYASNGTLSDQLKNRGGPLPEFDVQRYAKSILKGLRDVHAKGFVHCDLKLQNILVFDNGKIKIADFGLAKKAEEKQSNEVKRAELRGTPLYMSPESVNHNEYESPADIWAFGCAVLEMVTAKPAWNCEPNVNIWKLLLRIGEGDEVPLVPKELSDDCQDFLGKCFVKDPRKRWTAEMLLKHSFVADISDDDHDHDTVLLDESPRSPFNFPEWVSLPSLDSPELSPDSGNFFEWELNSRLGSSAYSPLCSPADRLWQLVTDEEPDWPFSESWVTVR; translated from the coding sequence ATGGAGTGGGTTCGAGGAGACCCAGTCGGCCATGGCAGTTTCGCTACAGTCAATTTGGCTCTACCAAAAGATGGTTACTCTCAAGATTCTCCTATAATGGTTGTGAAATCTTGTGAGTCTTTCAATTGCTCGACGCTCGAGAACGAGAAACAAGTGCTCGATCAATTCATAAAGTGCCCACAAATCATTCAGTGTCTCGGCGACAACCACAGCTTCGAGAACGGCGCGGAGTTTTACAACTTGTTGTTGGAATACGCTTCTAATGGCACTTTATCTGATCAACTCAAGAACCGCGGCGGCCCGTTGCCAGAGTTCGATGTTCAACGCTACGCCAAGTCGATACTCAAAGGGCTTCGTGATGTTCACGCTAAAGGGTTTGTTCACTGTGACTTGAAGCTTCAGAATATCCTCGTGTTCGACAATGGGAAAATCAAAATCGCCGACTTTGGACTTGCAAAAAAAGCAGAGGAAAAACAGAGTAACGAAGTAAAAAGAGCAGAGCTTAGAGGAACTCCTTTGTACATGTCGCCGGAATCAGTTAATCACAACGAGTACGAATCGCCGGCGGATATTTGGGCTTTTGGGTGTGCGGTGTTGGAGATGGTGACTGCTAAACCGGCATGGAATTGTGAACCCAATGTGAATATTTGGAAGCTTTTGCTTCGAATTGGGGAGGGTGATGAAGTACCACTAGTCCCTAAAGAATTGTCTGATGACTGTCAAGATTTTCTCGGCAAGTGTTTTGTTAAGGATCCAAGAAAAAGATGGACGGCTGAGATGCTTTTGAAACATTCTTTTGTGGCGGATATTTCTGATGATGATCATGATCATGACACTGTTCTATTAGATGAATCACCAAGAAGTCCTTTCAATTTCCCAGAATGGGTTTCGTTACCATCTTTGGATTCACCGGAATTGTCACCGGATTCCGGTAATTTCTTTGAATGGGAATTGAATTCCAGGCTTGGTTCGTCGGCTTATTCGCCATTATGTTCTCCGGCAGATCGGTTGTGGCAGTTGGTGACCGATGAGGAACCTGATTGGCCTTTTTCAGAGAGCTGGGTCACAGTGAGGTGA